From the genome of Drosophila gunungcola strain Sukarami chromosome 3L unlocalized genomic scaffold, Dgunungcola_SK_2 000005F, whole genome shotgun sequence:
TCTGCCAAAGAaaaactgctgctgctccatcTGAGGGAGAAAACTTGGTCCTGTCCTCTTGAACGAGGACCTTGTTGCACATTCCCCAGACCATGGAAATTTCACTCGACTGCCTGGGCACtgataaaagttttttccTTTACCATGTTCTGTGTTCCACCCTTTTGCTCAGCTTTTACTGgtatttttggaattttagTTTTACATTTAAGAGAGCATGGCAGACAAAATGCGATTGCTAATTTTTCATGGCGGATAATGAATGATATATTGGTTCCAACAATCTGGGTCGGCATGCTAGAGAAAAGGGGCATGCAATTATTCAAACTATTTGTCAGCACaaggcaaagacaaagaaaGTGGATGGAATTTGGAAGTAATTACCCAAAACTTAAAACTTGACTTTGAAAGGAGCTAGAATGAGATATTGAGAGAGACTCGTAATGGGAAATAAGAAGAAAAGTGAAAGAGGTACACTATTTCTATAAGAAAATTTCAGATTGGGGGAATTATGTCAAACACAAGGAATTGGGCTTTAATTCGTCACAGTAAACCCAATTTACcccaacatttaaaataagtagatGACAACTTGATCACTGTTCGCCCCAAAAGAATCATCAAAGTTATAGCCCTTAAAAACAACTGTCAAACGGTGGATCTGATAACTGATTTGTGCGATAAGCCAGCTTTCAATTTGCGACTCTCGTGTGTAAGACACACACTCCATATCATTTTGGCTAGGGCCAAGGAACTCGTTGAGCACACATGTAGTCACAGACACATAAAGTAAATACATAATGTTGGGCAAACGACTAATATGCGATTATGGCAAAATGGCAAATCAAATGCTCCTCCAAAATCAACACAGGGCGAGGAAAGGCGAAGGGACTTTTCAACATTTTGCACATCTGTTCGAATCCCGTTTTTTCGctctcattttttttcgggCCAGACATGGTTGtgcaaagaaaaaagtaaGTACAATCAGAAATATAATAAGAAGCAGGGGACAGTCCGCAGAAGTTTGGGCGAAGGGTGTGGTATGTCTGGATGAGGGTGGGCAGCGGGCAAAGGTTACTGACACAGCACGCACATTGACCTTGATCGCAGACAGCGCTGATTTCTAAGCAGGAATGGCAGGGAAAACGGGAGCAGAAATGTTGGCATCAGGATGAAAAGAAGGTCTACACACAGGACACGGGACAGACAgaataaattatttccaaatttatttatattctcaACCTACCGCATTGTTACATCACGTAACAGTCAAAGTCGAGGGGAAATCAAGGGTGGAACGCACACAAAGAAGGCCAAAAAGATGCTTAACCCATGAGTAAGTTAAGTGTGGCTAAAGTTTTGTAGCTTTATATtaaacatacatttaatatGTATAGACATAGTTATGTACAGAGgcagttataatttatatatttaataaaaaaaagatgccttaaataaatttaagtagttgttttttgttttaataaaattaaattcgtaattttgaaacaaaaagcCAATACTATGTATATATCGagatatatttaattgaaattgaaaacattttttcggttgttccaatgggagctattgTATAAGTAAAGTCgaccgattttaatgaaactaaaaccCTAATGATTTTCCGATAAATTTACGATCGTTGTtaatcaattgaaaaacagcaaagttctAGTTCATTGATATATCTACATAATATATTCatccaatttaaattaaacttaaaccgtaattccgAAATAACAAAACACATCATTGTTAGTTATACAATTGTTTTCAGTAGTAAATaagtacattttattattgtactCAATATTTAGATTTAACCTTGGGTAATGTTCAGATATTATGTTGCGTATTCCATTCGAATCACCAGCCCTGCAAGAAAGTCGTACAGTTCCGGATGGCAATTCAAAATATTCCAAGCATCTATTTAGATGAAAACACCTAGAAATAAACTTGAGCTGATATGAATTATGCACATATCAGTGAGGTGGGCAACAGTTCAAAGCCATAACAATGCTCTAAAATATTATCACGATGCAGCGACAGTCACCGTCGCCAATTGCCGGTGAGCGCCTTGGCCGTGGGCCTTATCTTATCACCAGGTGGCTTGAGGCTTGACTGGGCTCGACTGCAGAAGCGACCGGACTTGGATTGGACAGCATCCAAAGATAAGGCGGCCGATCTATTTTCAGCGGGGTCCTATGCGACGACCTATGCTGATGGCGGCGAAGTCTGCCGCTGATATGGTGCAATGCAAATAGACCCAAGTCGGGGGTATAAAAGACCCAGGCTGGGTGCAGTTAAGACAACAGACTTTAGGTGTTGGTCGTTGAGCGAACCAAAGCCGGAGCAGTTGAAGAATCAAACAGCAGGAGCGAAAGGACCAAGGATGAAGCTGACCCTAGTGATACTGGCCCTCGTGGGCTGTGTGGCCGCTTTCAGCGTGCCCACGCAAAAGGTGAAGATCGCCGACAAGACCTTCCTGGAGAGGCAAAAATTCCTCTTCGAGATTGTCCACCGCATCGATGAGCCGCTGATGTTCGAGGAATGGATCAAGATGGGCCAGAAGCTGATCACCGACAAGGCTCAGTATGAGGTGAGTGTTTGAAGTCCTTTCTAGAAACCCCCGCCATGAAATGCATCTCCGCATCGCCCCCTAGACCTTCGACTTCTACATGGAGAAATTCTGGGAATCCTACAAACTGGGAGCCCTGCTACCCAAGGGAGAGTTCTTCGGCGCTCTGGTCAAGACCCACCACAAACAGGCCTACGGTCTGTTCAACTTCTTCTTCTACGCCAAGGACTGGGAGACCTTCGTCCGCAACGTCGCATGGGCCCGCATCCACGTGAACGAGGGCATGTTCGTCTACGCCCTGACCCTGGCCGTCATCCACAAGCCCGAGTTCGAAGGCCTGATCCTGCCCCAGATCTACGAGATCTTCCCCCAGTACTTCTTCAACAGCAAGTTCGTCTACGAGGCCGAGAAGTTCGACTATGAGGTCTTCAGCAAGCTGATCATGTACGAGAAGGAGTACAAGGACATCCTGTACAAGGACTACAGCGAGTTCACCGGCAACTTCTACTTCTACACCAAGGACTGGAAGACCTGGCAGTGGTACAAAATGATGGGTCTGGACCAGGAGTGGTATGTCGAGGACAAGTACTTCCTGCGCGAGAACTTCGCCCAGTTCGTCAACGACCCCAAGTACGTCGATGTGGTCAAGGGACTGAAGAAGTTCTACATGCCCGTGGACTACACCCGTGACATCTCCTTCTTCAACGATGAGACCAAGATGACTTACTTCACCGAGGACCTGGGCTGGAACGCATACTGGTACTACCTGAACATGGACTACGCCTTCTTCCTGAACGGCAAGCAGTTCGGTTTGGACAAGGACCGTCGCGGCGAGTACTGGATCTACAACGTTCAGCAGATCCTGGCCCGTTACTACCAGGAGCGCCTGGCCAACGGCTTCGGCGAGATCCCCGAGTTCTTCTGGTACAAACAGATCGAGTACGGCTATGATCCCCAGCTGATTTACTACAACGGCATTGGCTACAGCTACCGCAAGAACTACTATGACTTCTACACCTACGGCAACTTCGAGATGTACAACCATGTGCAGAACTTCTTCAGCCGCGTCTACAAGGTCCTTGAGACCGGAATCTACAAGACCGCCGACGGTCAGGTGTTCGACCTTCACAAGCCTGAGGCCGTCAAGTTCGTGGCCAACTACCTGCAGGGTAACGCCGATACCTTCGATAAGTACTTCTTCAACTACTACTACATGCTGGCCCATATGTACTTCGCCGATGTGGACTACACCCAGATGGATGTCTTCCCCAATGTCTTCCTCAACTTCGAAACCATGCTGCGCGATCCCTTCTTCTACACCTTCTACAAGAAGTTCACTGATGTGTTCTACACCTTCAAATACTACTTGAAGCCGTACACCCAGAAGGACCTCTTCTACGAGGGCATCACTATCAAGGATGTGTCCGTCAGCAAGCTGGTGACCTACTACGACATTGTGGACTTCGATGTGACCAACCTGCTGAACGACAAGATGACTTTCGTCGACGGCCAGTACGTCTGGGACAAGGCTCTGCTGGCCCGTCAGGCCCGCCTCAACCACAAGCCCTTCGACTTCGAGTTCACCATCGAGTCCGACAAGGTGCAGAAGGGCGTCGTCCGCGTCTTCCTGGGCCCCAAGTTCGATGAGTACGGCCGCGTGATCCCGCTGGACTACAACCGCAAGAACTTTGTGCAGATTGACAGCTTCGTGTATCCCTTCATTGCCGGCACCAACACCATTAAGCGCAGCTCCAAGGAGTTCGCCTGGACCGCCGAAGACAGGATCACCTACACCGAGCTCTACAAGTACGTGATGCTGGCCAGCGAGGGCAAGTACGACTTCCCTCTGGACATCAGCGAGCCCCACAACGCGTTCCCCGACCGCCTCGTTCTGCCCAAGGGCTGGGAGCAGGGCATGCCCATGCAGTTCTACTTCTTCGTCTCGCCCTTCGCCGAGGAGTACGAGCAATTCTCCAACTTCGACTACACCTACTCTTCGGGAGTTGGATCCGGCACCCGCTTCGTGGACTCCAAGCCCTTCGGCTATCCCTTCGACCGCCAGATTGATGAGTACGACTTCTTCGTGCCCAACGGCTTCTTCAAGGACGTCAAGGTCTACTACGTGGACACCTTTGCCAAGTACTTCGAGAAGAAGTACGCCCAATTCGGCACCTTCGACTACTCCATCGAATACTAAGCAGCAGCACTGGATCTAGCTCTTAACCCTCACCTTAACTTTACCAATTGCAATGCCTAAGGCAAAAAAACCcataccaaaaaaatatatgaaaacgaattaaaaacaataaagaaatacttaataattaaattttgactCGTTTAATTTCAAACATTTGAATCATTAATCAAttcatttcttgtttataccaaaagaaaaaaaacttttgtccTAAACCACTTCAAAACTCCCATGTTATCTagacaaaataatatatattgatattaaaaataaaagcactaGAAAGAGTttcgataaataaaataattgtaactCGAATGTAAAGATAATACTTTGGCAAAATAGTACATCTAGAGTGGATTTGCTAATATTTTCTTCAGAAAAATCTgttactttattaaaaaaaaaatttattcatattttcagATCACCTGAAGCATATTTTGTTGTGCTTtctaaacaaacaaaacgccTTGGGGCTCAACATGGGTTAAGGCTGGTCCGGCCGTGTCCGAATCGAAATGAAACCGAAAACTGGACGCTGGAGTAGTCCCTTTTTTTCGCTCGGTGGAAAGTAAGaaaaagtgtaataaaaagCTGAACCCTGCAAACGAGCGGTGGAAGAGGGCAGAAGTAGGGCGAGGTCCTTGGACAGGAAACGCCAAAGGTTCGTTAAACTTTCAACGCCAGCTAAGCCCGACACGAGTCCTGAGTTCTGCCTCCCGTCTCCTGCTTCGCATTTGGTCCTGTCTGCGGCTCAGCTTCTGGGAGGCGGAGGGAGGAGATGGAAGACTAGCGCGCTCGTGCGCCGCTTCCTGGCCACGCACAAAATATCGACGCACTTTTGAAAAGTCCTTGGGTCCCAGGTCCTTCCCTTATTTGTATTTGGTGCGTCACTCCTGCCAGCTTGTGGGTATCGTCTGGCGGTGAGACGCAGGAACAACGaaatgtaaaaaaagaaacgtaaaataaaacaaaactgcCTGGAGCAGCAACCACCACCAACAACATCAGCATCGAGTGTAGTGGCAAGGAATGGAATGGAGTTGAGTGGTTTGGTTTGGTATGATATGGTGGCACAGCCCAGTCAaagacctaaaaaaaaacccgcCTTTTGTCCGTGTGCGTGTGCTTCGCCCCCCTTTCAAGAGTTTTGTCTAGAGCTCCTTGGACTTCCTGGTGCGTAAGGAGGCAGTCGCGCACTTCATTCAATTCAAATTACTTGAGCTTGTCTTGGCTCCAGCTCCCGTTTTAATTGCCCGCCGGGCGGAGGGGTTTGGCCGGGCTGCTGCTTAGcccataaattataaacatttgcCTAAACTTCTCCCTCATTTTGTTTGCTCTTTGCCAAGGctcaacatattttaattaaaatataattaaaaataaatatccgAGTGAGTCCTGTGGACTGAAGCTCTTTAAGGGATTTGTCTCTTGGTTATCCTAAAAATATTGACTTGATCTACTTCTAGGCGGTTTGTAAAATTAAGCTTGATTTGGAAACACAAAGTTTTATTAggctgaaacaaaaaaacaaaacaatgtcttgcttaaatatgaatttaaatgGTATTTTGGATACTAACGCGCCATCatccttaaaatttaaaaacgcaAAGCTCGCAACTGCCATTTCATCATCAGCAACGATAAACAGAAGAGCACTATTATTTCTTTCTGGACTGCCACGCCCCGCAACTGTACACCACATGTGGCTTCTTCCGCCCCTCTGAACCCCTCTTAACCCGCTGCTGCCGGCACTCTTCTCCTTGCACATCTCCCCGCCATTTTGCTTCGTTACTCTGCAcgcattttgtgttttgtttgctgTCCACAAATTAGCAGTCGACGACCCCAATATCAGTTTACGACCAGAGAACGGCAGAGCCAGAAGTTCGAAAAGCAGGGAACGAATCCGGTGTGAAGGGGGACCGGTCTGATTCCCGTTTCATCCTCACCTTGCGGCTGTTTGGGCCGGCTGGCCAGACACCGAAGAACTGACGAACCAAAGAGCCCACGAGCCGCAGAAGGCAGCCCCTTCTTGTCCCGCCTTATTGCACGTAATGATGTTGCCACAGTTTAGAATCGTTCGCATGTCGCTCACAATAAAAAGAATCTTACACATTCACAACGACACAAGCAGGGTCAGTTAGGCAGCATCAAGAACGTAGCTTATTAAAGAATTGTTTTACCATTATCATAAGGGAATGCACTCTAGTACgaagaatacatttttgtttatatttaagcttaaaatttaacCACTTTAATACAAACAATTGAGACAACGGGACAAGACGTTCTGCTCCAAAGTATCTAGACttgtttattcaaaatatagaAGCTCTACCAATTCAACCGCATCTGTAGTCCCACTGAGAGATTGGCCTTCCCCCACTCATTCTCAGGGGCTTCGGGTTTCGAGTCGGGAGTTTGTCTCTGACTTCGGCTTCTGGCACTTGGTTTTCCACATTCTGGCGCGTCTGTTGGCCTGTTCCTGTTGCCCTGTTCGTTGCCGTTCTGGTTTTTTTGCACTCGTGCCTCGGGTGCGGCCCCTCCTGAACAACCGACAAACACCCCCTTCTTTTACACCCCTGCCTTGCTTCTTGCTCGTTCTGTTTTGCTAGCGAAGCTCACAACACAACAGAGTTTTCCCGCCAAATGCCTCAAAATGGGGGAgcgaaaagcaaaataaacCAAACCAAATCGAACCGAACTCAACTGAACCGAGCCGAGTGCAGCAGACAATACCACATGGCAAGTCCTAGGTCGGTTACACCACCACCACTGGCAAATGGCTATGGTTATGGAACTGGCAATGGCACTGGCTCTGGCTCAActccaccaccagcagcaccaccagacCAGAGGCCTCGCCGCAGAGGCGGGCACGGGTTCGGAACCCGGGCCCAGACAGATGCGGGTCGAGGACGAGGGCGAGGATGAGGTTGAGGTTGCGTTGAGGTAGCTCACTGCCTCATTGTTGTTCTGGTGTTTCGCCGTTTCAATATTGAAATCGACAAACGAAATCATCAGCAAATTGTGTGCACTGCGCAAAAGagtagattaaaaaaaaaaaaaaaacaaaattataatccAATTGGAACCAtctaaaaaattgtatacttaaagtaaacaaacaacTTTTAACGAGTCCCAGACCAAACAGTTTCCAAAAGTTTTATTGGGTTActtcaatatttattaaagtttggtttttattttaatcaggagctttaaatgttttaattgtaACACTGATGGAAGTGCCGAAAATGTTAATAGAATCACTAATAACTAACATTATATTTAGCATTTAGTAGGATATTGATCATATATAACACGTTAGTGATATAGGAACAATTTGGATAATAGGTATATTTTTCTCGTGTTTTCCCATCCGTTCCGTTTCATTCCATACCAAATCCGTTCCGTTCCCACGTTCTTCGCTCCGTGTGAATGAACCCGACCAAGGACAATGATCTACGGCGGCTCAGACTCACAATCAGACTTTCGGGCTTAGAGCTCAGGTCCACTTTGAGGACCACGCCTACCCAGCCAACattttcgcttttattttcatatgcGATTTATTTGGCCGAGGGTTGATTTTTAACGACTGCGGCAACGGACAGcagaagaagcagaagcaCCCGGCGTCATTGACATTGCAATTTTGACGAGGGCACAGCGGCAGAAGCAGCGaaagcagcaacatcagacaaacaaaacaaatcgtAAAATTTGTACCACACCACCGCATACCGCTTACCACCCCCAACAGTCTCTCGCTCTCATACCGCCCGAGTATCCAAACCTATGGATGGATGGTTCAGCATCCAGACAGACGTCGTCGACGGGGGCACCCAAAAACCAAATGTACTGAAGCAGCGGTAGACGAAAGTGAACAATCCAAGTATTTGCCGGGGGTGATACTTTCTGGGGATGGGGTTAGTGGGGCGTAAGAAATGGGGTGGAGAAAGTTTTGAAGAGTTACAGAGTAAGCACCATAGAGCACACATTACTTCGCAGTTAGAAATTAGAAATCAATCGAAACCCcattatttaaagatttatttaaagtttttattctCTCCTGAAGAAATATAGACAATATAGACACtataatttattgtaaatcttaaaattgatttacaaACTTTTCGATTCTTCCCAATTTAAAAGCCATTATTCTGATATTGTCTCTGTAAAGTAGAATAGGCTGCGACTGGCGACATTGTCCTGCGGCTGCTGGCAGCTGGATGCGTCacgttattaaatatttagtgaCAAGACAAGTCCCGTGAAGCACCCCAACCCCCTTGGTACCCACCAGAGCTTCTCTTAACCCTTTAGACAAACCATTTAAATGGTTACCGCTACCCCAAAAAGGTACAAACGAAAACAAAGCTGATCCCTGactctttttgtt
Proteins encoded in this window:
- the LOC128259028 gene encoding larval serum protein 1 gamma chain produces the protein MKLTLVILALVGCVAAFSVPTQKVKIADKTFLERQKFLFEIVHRIDEPLMFEEWIKMGQKLITDKAQYETFDFYMEKFWESYKLGALLPKGEFFGALVKTHHKQAYGLFNFFFYAKDWETFVRNVAWARIHVNEGMFVYALTLAVIHKPEFEGLILPQIYEIFPQYFFNSKFVYEAEKFDYEVFSKLIMYEKEYKDILYKDYSEFTGNFYFYTKDWKTWQWYKMMGLDQEWYVEDKYFLRENFAQFVNDPKYVDVVKGLKKFYMPVDYTRDISFFNDETKMTYFTEDLGWNAYWYYLNMDYAFFLNGKQFGLDKDRRGEYWIYNVQQILARYYQERLANGFGEIPEFFWYKQIEYGYDPQLIYYNGIGYSYRKNYYDFYTYGNFEMYNHVQNFFSRVYKVLETGIYKTADGQVFDLHKPEAVKFVANYLQGNADTFDKYFFNYYYMLAHMYFADVDYTQMDVFPNVFLNFETMLRDPFFYTFYKKFTDVFYTFKYYLKPYTQKDLFYEGITIKDVSVSKLVTYYDIVDFDVTNLLNDKMTFVDGQYVWDKALLARQARLNHKPFDFEFTIESDKVQKGVVRVFLGPKFDEYGRVIPLDYNRKNFVQIDSFVYPFIAGTNTIKRSSKEFAWTAEDRITYTELYKYVMLASEGKYDFPLDISEPHNAFPDRLVLPKGWEQGMPMQFYFFVSPFAEEYEQFSNFDYTYSSGVGSGTRFVDSKPFGYPFDRQIDEYDFFVPNGFFKDVKVYYVDTFAKYFEKKYAQFGTFDYSIEY